A single Gemmatimonadota bacterium DNA region contains:
- a CDS encoding NADH-quinone oxidoreductase subunit N, whose amino-acid sequence MNTALPAINLYAVMPQIVLVSAATVVLIIGLFERFRKGIPYLSLLLLAVSGVVAVNQLDRGPVAFSDTSSMMVMDDFSLVATLVFIAGAVLTVLISISYAEARSIDRGEYYALLIYAVSGMSMMAASTDLFTFFLGLEVLSISLYVLIGFEQRDAGSNEGALKYFLLGAFASGFILYGMALLYGASGSTEYDAIARTLGEERSDAVNLLLLGGLGLLLVGIGFKISMVPFHAWTPDVYQGAPTPVAAFLSTGSKAAAFVVLIRLLGSVFPGLQMEWIPLISVLAVLTIAVGNVVALVQTNLKRLLAYSSIAHAGYMLLPLMAVSPDSQDGSASIVFYLIVYTAMNLGAFGVLAVLAARGIPCATLDDLAGLGSRRPLVAAVMAVVMFSLAGIPPTAGFMAKFYLFSALVYGGYVELAVIGLLFSGVSLYYYLRVVVWMYMRPAAEAPAEAAGRLSYTGMTALCLSALAILAVGVFPSELLQLAERAVMTLP is encoded by the coding sequence ATGAATACGGCCCTGCCCGCCATAAACCTCTACGCCGTGATGCCGCAGATCGTTCTCGTGTCCGCCGCGACCGTGGTCCTGATCATCGGCCTGTTCGAACGGTTTCGCAAGGGGATCCCGTACCTTTCCCTGCTGCTCCTCGCGGTATCCGGCGTCGTTGCCGTGAACCAGCTGGACCGGGGACCCGTCGCCTTCTCGGATACATCGTCCATGATGGTGATGGACGACTTCAGCCTGGTGGCCACCCTGGTATTCATCGCCGGCGCCGTGTTGACCGTACTGATCTCCATCTCCTATGCCGAAGCCCGTTCGATCGACCGCGGGGAGTACTACGCGCTGCTCATCTACGCCGTGTCCGGCATGAGCATGATGGCGGCGAGCACCGACCTCTTCACCTTTTTCCTGGGCCTGGAAGTACTCTCCATTTCGCTTTACGTGCTGATCGGCTTCGAACAGCGGGACGCCGGCTCGAACGAGGGGGCACTGAAGTACTTCCTGCTGGGTGCTTTCGCCAGCGGATTCATTCTCTACGGCATGGCCCTGCTCTACGGCGCGAGCGGCAGCACGGAATACGACGCCATCGCGCGCACGCTGGGCGAGGAACGCAGCGACGCCGTGAATCTCCTGCTGCTCGGGGGATTGGGCCTGCTCCTGGTCGGGATCGGTTTCAAGATCTCCATGGTCCCGTTCCATGCCTGGACGCCGGACGTGTACCAGGGCGCGCCCACGCCCGTCGCGGCCTTTCTGTCCACCGGTTCCAAGGCGGCCGCCTTCGTGGTGTTGATCCGGCTGCTCGGTTCGGTCTTTCCCGGCCTTCAGATGGAATGGATCCCGCTGATCTCGGTGCTGGCGGTCCTCACGATCGCCGTCGGCAACGTTGTGGCGCTGGTCCAGACGAACCTGAAAAGGCTGCTGGCCTACTCGAGCATCGCCCATGCCGGCTATATGCTTTTGCCGCTTATGGCGGTCAGCCCCGACAGCCAGGACGGCAGCGCGAGCATCGTCTTCTACCTGATCGTGTACACGGCGATGAACCTGGGCGCCTTCGGGGTGCTGGCCGTGCTTGCCGCCCGCGGGATTCCCTGCGCGACCCTGGACGACCTGGCCGGCCTGGGCAGCCGCCGTCCGCTCGTCGCCGCGGTCATGGCCGTGGTCATGTTTTCCCTGGCCGGTATTCCGCCCACGGCCGGGTTCATGGCCAAGTTCTACCTATTCAGCGCACTGGTGTACGGAGGATACGTCGAACTGGCCGTGATCGGCCTGCTTTTCAGCGGCGTGTCGTTGTACTACTACCTCCGCGTCGTGGTATGGATGTACATGCGGCCCGCGGCCGAAGCGCCGGCCGAAGCGGCCGGCCGCCTGTCCTACACCGGCATGACCGCGCTTTGCCTCTCCGCCCTGGCCATTCTGGCCGTGGGCGTTTTCCCCTCCGAATTGCTTCAACTGGCCGAGCGGGCGGTCATGACGCTGCCGTAA